One Mycoavidus sp. HKI genomic region harbors:
- a CDS encoding HAD family hydrolase, whose product MSDTSFISPSAERAILFDLDGTLADTAPNLAAAVNKMRHARGMPMLPLGQLRPFASAGARGLLGGAFGIDATHRDFVAMIEEFLANYTADLDSATVLFPGIEALLAELSAHHVRWGIVTNKIARLTQPLVERLGLNHASCVVSGDTTAHAKPHPAPLLYAAQQLQLTPTQIAYIGDDLRDIQAGRAAGMKTIAAAYGYSEHSSEKWQADYIIDSPAALRTLLFKSETSA is encoded by the coding sequence ATGAGCGATACCTCATTTATCTCACCCAGCGCCGAGCGGGCAATCCTTTTTGACCTTGATGGCACGCTGGCTGACACAGCGCCCAATCTTGCGGCGGCAGTCAATAAAATGCGCCATGCACGTGGCATGCCAATGCTACCGCTTGGACAATTACGACCATTTGCTTCTGCCGGTGCGCGCGGGCTGCTCGGCGGCGCGTTTGGGATTGATGCAACACATCGTGATTTCGTGGCAATGATTGAAGAATTTTTAGCCAACTATACCGCTGATCTTGACAGTGCAACCGTGCTTTTTCCAGGTATTGAGGCGTTACTTGCTGAACTTTCAGCGCATCACGTGCGCTGGGGCATTGTGACGAACAAAATTGCTCGCTTGACGCAACCGTTGGTAGAACGGCTGGGCCTGAATCACGCAAGCTGCGTTGTCAGCGGAGACACGACAGCTCACGCTAAGCCACACCCAGCGCCGCTTTTATACGCGGCTCAGCAACTGCAGCTTACGCCCACTCAAATTGCCTATATCGGTGACGATTTACGCGATATCCAAGCTGGCCGAGCAGCCGGGATGAAAACCATTGCTGCGGCTTATGGTTATAGTGAACACTCATCTGAAAAATGGCAGGCCGACTATATTATTGACTCTCCCGCGGCATTACGGACTTTATTGTTTAAGAGTGAAACTTCGGCCTGA
- the gyrA gene encoding DNA gyrase subunit A, translated as MDQFAKETLPISLEEEMRRSYLDYAMSVIVGRALPSVYDGLKPVHRRVLYSMHELNNDWNRAYKKSARIVGDVIGKYHPHGDAAVYGTIVRMAQDFSLRYMLIDGQGNFGSVDGDNPAAMRYTEIRMAKIGHELLADLDKETVDFEPNYDGSESEPVVLPARMPNLLINGSSGIAVGMATNIPPHNLNEVVDGCQLLLQNPQASIDDLIAVIPAPDFPTAGIIYGIAGVRDGYRTGRGRVVMRGKTHFEEIDRGQRNAIIIDELPYQVNKRMLLERIAELVHEKRIEGISDIRDESDKSGMRAVIELKRGEVPEVILNNLYKNTQLQDTFGMNMVALVDGQPKLLNLKEMLQCFLAHRREVITRRTVYELRRARERGHVLEGLAVALANIDEFIAIIKAAPSPPSARQELMGRVWDSPLVRDMLLRAGGDTPGGGAAYRPESLNPSFGMQPDGRYKLSDVQAQEILQMRLQRLTGLEQDKILAEYREMMKQISDLLDILAKPERLRTIISDELTAIKKEFGDARRSYIEFNATELNTEDLITPQDMVVTLSHGGYVKAQPLSEYGAQKRGGRGKQATSMKEDDWIETLFIANTHDYILCFSNHGRVYWVKVYEVPQGSRNARGRPIVNMFPLNEGERITVVLSVKEFSPERYVFMATSLGTVKKTPLEAFSRPLKKGIIAVNLDEGDYLIGAAITDGEHDVMLFSDSGKAVRFSENDVRPMGRGTRGVRGMRLEEGQQVIALLVAENERQSVLTATENGFGKRTPIAEYTRHGRGTKGMIAIQTSERNGKVVAAILVEPESEIMLITTAGVLIRTRVAGIREMGRATQGVTLITLDKGTTLSGLQQVAETETEVDVNAETEVDANTESEVDANTETNPEAGSSLEND; from the coding sequence ATGGATCAATTCGCCAAAGAGACTCTACCCATCTCGCTTGAAGAAGAAATGCGCCGCTCTTACCTCGATTACGCCATGAGTGTGATTGTAGGGCGGGCGCTGCCCAGTGTTTATGATGGTCTTAAGCCCGTACATCGGCGTGTATTGTATTCAATGCACGAGTTAAACAATGACTGGAATCGTGCTTATAAAAAGTCCGCCAGGATTGTTGGGGATGTCATCGGTAAGTACCATCCGCATGGCGATGCCGCGGTCTACGGCACGATTGTGCGGATGGCGCAGGATTTTTCGTTGCGTTATATGCTGATTGACGGTCAGGGTAATTTTGGTTCGGTCGATGGGGATAACCCTGCGGCGATGCGTTATACCGAAATCCGCATGGCTAAAATCGGCCATGAATTGCTGGCTGACCTGGATAAAGAGACGGTCGACTTTGAGCCCAATTATGACGGCAGTGAAAGTGAGCCCGTGGTCTTGCCCGCGCGCATGCCCAATTTGTTGATTAATGGCTCATCCGGCATTGCCGTTGGGATGGCCACGAATATTCCGCCCCATAATTTGAACGAAGTGGTGGATGGTTGCCAGCTTCTGCTGCAAAATCCACAGGCATCGATTGATGACTTAATTGCGGTGATTCCTGCGCCTGATTTTCCGACTGCGGGCATTATTTATGGCATTGCTGGCGTGCGTGATGGCTATCGCACCGGCCGCGGCCGTGTCGTGATGCGGGGTAAAACGCATTTTGAAGAAATCGATCGTGGCCAGCGTAATGCGATCATCATTGACGAGCTGCCGTATCAAGTCAATAAACGAATGTTGCTTGAGCGCATTGCCGAGCTGGTGCACGAAAAACGCATTGAAGGTATTTCCGATATCCGCGATGAGTCGGATAAGAGCGGGATGCGCGCGGTCATTGAGCTCAAGCGCGGCGAAGTGCCAGAGGTGATACTGAATAACCTCTACAAAAATACCCAACTGCAAGACACCTTTGGCATGAATATGGTCGCTTTGGTCGATGGCCAGCCAAAGCTCCTTAATCTAAAGGAGATGCTGCAGTGTTTCTTAGCACACCGGCGTGAGGTAATTACGCGCCGCACGGTGTATGAATTGCGCCGGGCGCGTGAGCGCGGGCATGTCTTGGAAGGACTGGCGGTTGCCTTAGCGAATATCGATGAGTTTATTGCCATCATCAAGGCGGCCCCTTCACCACCGAGCGCGCGGCAAGAGTTAATGGGGCGTGTGTGGGATTCGCCGCTCGTGCGTGACATGTTGCTGCGAGCTGGGGGCGATACGCCGGGCGGTGGCGCCGCGTATCGGCCAGAAAGCTTAAACCCAAGCTTTGGGATGCAGCCTGACGGCCGCTATAAATTATCGGATGTGCAAGCGCAAGAAATTCTGCAAATGCGCTTGCAGAGGCTGACCGGACTCGAGCAAGATAAGATTTTGGCGGAATATCGCGAGATGATGAAGCAAATTTCCGATCTGCTTGATATTTTGGCGAAACCGGAGCGTCTTCGCACCATTATTAGTGACGAGCTGACAGCCATTAAAAAAGAGTTTGGCGATGCGCGTCGCTCATATATTGAATTCAATGCAACTGAGCTCAATACAGAAGATTTAATTACGCCGCAAGACATGGTCGTGACGCTGTCGCATGGCGGCTATGTAAAGGCGCAGCCTTTATCCGAATATGGCGCGCAAAAGCGTGGCGGGCGTGGTAAGCAAGCAACTTCGATGAAGGAAGACGATTGGATTGAAACCTTGTTTATTGCGAATACGCACGATTACATTCTGTGCTTTTCCAATCATGGCCGTGTGTATTGGGTTAAGGTCTATGAAGTGCCGCAAGGTTCGCGCAATGCGCGGGGGCGGCCAATCGTTAATATGTTTCCATTGAATGAGGGTGAAAGGATCACGGTCGTGCTGTCGGTGAAGGAATTCTCTCCTGAGCGTTATGTCTTCATGGCAACCTCGCTTGGCACGGTCAAGAAAACACCGCTTGAAGCCTTTAGCCGCCCCCTCAAAAAAGGGATTATTGCGGTCAATCTGGATGAAGGCGATTATCTAATTGGCGCGGCGATTACCGATGGTGAGCACGATGTCATGCTCTTTTCAGATAGCGGCAAGGCAGTGCGCTTTAGCGAAAATGATGTGCGGCCGATGGGGCGTGGTACCCGTGGTGTGCGTGGTATGCGGCTAGAAGAAGGGCAGCAGGTCATCGCCTTGCTGGTGGCGGAGAATGAGCGGCAGTCGGTGTTGACAGCCACTGAAAATGGCTTCGGCAAACGTACCCCAATTGCTGAATATACTCGTCATGGGCGCGGTACCAAAGGGATGATTGCGATTCAAACTAGCGAGCGTAACGGTAAAGTGGTGGCGGCAATATTAGTTGAGCCGGAAAGCGAAATTATGCTGATTACAACGGCGGGGGTATTGATCCGTACGCGTGTTGCCGGCATACGAGAAATGGGCCGCGCCACACAAGGTGTTACACTCATTACCCTGGACAAAGGAACCACGTTATCGGGACTGCAACAGGTAGCTGAAACCGAGACAGAGGTCGACGTTAATGCCGAGACAGAGGTCGACGCTAACACCGAGTCAGAGGTCGATGCTAATACCGAGACCAACCCTGAGGCAGGTTCTAGCCTTGAAAACGATTGA
- the ompA gene encoding outer membrane protein OmpA, producing the protein MNTLSKLAVIAAAAVMAASASAQSVQLSPQVNTDNWANGSQEYVWTNGTNELCWRSSPWTPATANPKCDGALVAQATETPLIVPQITSQKVTYQADTLFDFDKAILKASGQTELDALAQKVKGLNLEVIVATGYTDKIGHDRYNDKLSMKRAQAVKAYLASQGIDENRIYTEAKGKRNPVVTDCHQKTRKDLIACLAPNRRVEVEVVGTTTPANQPAY; encoded by the coding sequence ATGAACACACTTTCCAAGCTCGCTGTCATCGCAGCTGCTGCAGTAATGGCTGCCTCCGCTTCGGCGCAATCCGTACAGCTTTCACCCCAAGTAAACACCGACAACTGGGCCAACGGCAGCCAAGAATATGTGTGGACGAATGGCACCAATGAGCTATGCTGGCGTAGTTCGCCTTGGACGCCCGCGACGGCCAATCCAAAATGCGATGGCGCTCTTGTCGCTCAAGCCACAGAAACACCCCTTATCGTGCCACAAATCACCAGCCAAAAAGTCACCTATCAAGCCGATACGTTGTTTGACTTTGATAAGGCCATCTTGAAAGCTAGTGGTCAAACTGAACTTGATGCACTCGCCCAAAAAGTCAAAGGGCTGAATCTTGAAGTCATCGTCGCCACGGGCTATACCGATAAAATCGGTCATGACCGTTATAACGATAAGCTTTCGATGAAACGTGCACAAGCCGTGAAAGCATATCTAGCGAGTCAAGGTATTGACGAAAACCGCATTTACACCGAAGCTAAAGGCAAGCGCAATCCTGTAGTCACCGATTGCCACCAAAAGACACGGAAAGATTTGATTGCCTGTTTGGCTCCAAACCGCCGCGTTGAAGTTGAAGTGGTAGGCACAACCACGCCAGCCAATCAGCCTGCTTATTAA
- a CDS encoding undecaprenyl-diphosphate phosphatase, which produces MDWIFAFKALLLGIVEGLTEFLPVSSTGHLIAAGSLLNFTGEQAKAFYVVVQFGAILAVSWEFRRKIVELATGIVSRPSARRFTLNIIVACIPAVVVGLTFDKQIKALLFTPVSVALALVIGGLVILWAEWRQSNGGKVPRVQALDELTVADALKVGLAQCFALIPGTSRSGSTIIGGMLFGLERRIATEFSFFLAIPLLFGATVYELYKMRALFDTVDIGAFILGLVAAFGSAFICVRWLLRYIATHDFRVFAWYRIGFGLLILLTAYTGVIKWTA; this is translated from the coding sequence ATTGATTGGATCTTTGCTTTTAAAGCACTACTGCTTGGCATCGTTGAAGGATTGACCGAGTTTTTGCCAGTCTCAAGTACCGGCCATCTGATTGCTGCCGGTAGCCTGCTTAACTTTACCGGTGAGCAAGCCAAAGCATTTTATGTGGTGGTTCAGTTTGGTGCGATTCTCGCGGTCAGTTGGGAATTCCGCCGCAAGATTGTAGAGTTGGCGACCGGTATCGTGAGCCGCCCAAGCGCGCGCCGCTTCACCTTGAATATTATAGTTGCGTGCATACCCGCCGTGGTAGTCGGGCTGACTTTTGATAAACAGATCAAGGCGCTGCTGTTTACGCCGGTGTCAGTTGCGTTAGCGCTGGTGATTGGGGGGCTCGTGATTCTGTGGGCAGAGTGGCGACAATCTAATGGGGGTAAGGTGCCGCGTGTGCAGGCATTAGATGAATTAACGGTAGCAGATGCGCTTAAAGTGGGTCTAGCGCAATGTTTTGCTTTGATTCCAGGGACTTCACGCTCGGGCTCAACGATTATTGGCGGTATGTTATTTGGGCTTGAGCGGCGGATTGCGACGGAATTCTCTTTTTTCCTGGCAATCCCCTTGTTGTTTGGCGCCACCGTATACGAACTGTATAAAATGCGTGCGCTTTTTGATACGGTGGATATAGGCGCTTTTATCCTTGGGTTGGTGGCGGCTTTTGGCAGCGCATTTATTTGTGTGCGCTGGCTGTTGCGCTATATCGCAACTCACGATTTTAGAGTTTTTGCCTGGTATCGGATTGGCTTTGGCTTATTGATTTTACTGACAGCCTATACCGGCGTAATTAAATGGACTGCATGA
- a CDS encoding DUF2059 domain-containing protein has translation MQIKFKSWMLLAPWFLLAPAFSIAQPLTLQGEALSAAPAAAPLDPAQQAAIKDLLEAIDADKHATAIGNSAQMQMKQLVPAILSDALSENKKLTDAQKRAAVPQLRQSALAKLAEQAGQLFTTPQFHQDALQAQRDAYAKYYTAGEIKDLTKFYKSKAGIKFLQVQDQVGGYVLNSLMQKYMPPSIQAAREQADKEVALVAKSRTSKKPASKANSTAK, from the coding sequence ATGCAAATAAAGTTTAAGTCATGGATGTTGCTAGCCCCTTGGTTTTTGTTGGCGCCAGCTTTTTCTATTGCTCAGCCGCTGACGCTGCAAGGTGAGGCGCTTTCCGCCGCTCCTGCCGCAGCCCCGCTTGATCCGGCTCAGCAGGCGGCCATTAAAGATTTGCTAGAGGCTATCGACGCGGATAAGCATGCTACGGCAATTGGTAACAGCGCTCAGATGCAAATGAAACAATTAGTGCCGGCTATTTTGTCCGATGCATTGTCGGAGAATAAAAAGCTCACTGATGCACAAAAGCGCGCAGCTGTGCCACAGTTGCGGCAAAGCGCATTAGCTAAACTTGCTGAGCAAGCCGGCCAATTGTTTACAACGCCGCAATTTCATCAGGATGCGCTGCAAGCACAGCGCGATGCTTATGCGAAGTATTACACCGCCGGTGAAATTAAAGATTTAACTAAATTCTATAAAAGTAAAGCAGGCATTAAGTTTCTGCAAGTGCAAGACCAAGTTGGTGGTTATGTGCTCAACAGCTTAATGCAAAAGTACATGCCGCCGTCGATCCAAGCGGCGCGCGAGCAGGCTGATAAAGAAGTTGCATTGGTCGCTAAGTCACGGACTTCTAAAAAACCTGCAAGCAAGGCGAATAGCACGGCCAAGTAA
- the ubiG gene encoding bifunctional 2-polyprenyl-6-hydroxyphenol methylase/3-demethylubiquinol 3-O-methyltransferase UbiG gives MINADPHELRKFSALAHRWWDPTAEFKPLHQLNPLRLDWINSYTQLRDKRILDVGCGGGILAESMAQLGAQVKGIDLASDALSAAELHRLDSGVMLEYEEVSAEALALREPGAYDAVTCMEMLEHVPDPGSIVSACAKLVKPGGWVFFSTLNRSLKSYLFAVIAAEYIAQMLPRGTHDYARFIRPAELSSYARAAGLRLHAFKGVSYAPMSQHFTLSNDTSINYMLACVRV, from the coding sequence ATGATCAACGCTGATCCACACGAACTCAGAAAATTTAGCGCTCTCGCCCATCGCTGGTGGGACCCTACGGCTGAATTCAAACCCCTGCACCAACTGAACCCGTTGCGGCTTGATTGGATCAACTCCTATACGCAACTGAGAGACAAACGCATCCTAGATGTAGGGTGTGGCGGAGGTATTTTGGCTGAATCAATGGCTCAGCTTGGCGCGCAGGTCAAAGGCATCGACCTCGCTTCTGATGCATTGAGCGCCGCTGAATTGCATCGTCTCGACAGTGGCGTCATGCTAGAGTATGAAGAAGTTTCAGCCGAAGCCCTCGCCCTGCGTGAGCCTGGCGCCTATGATGCGGTGACCTGCATGGAAATGCTAGAGCATGTGCCCGATCCTGGCTCCATTGTGAGCGCTTGCGCTAAGCTTGTTAAGCCTGGCGGCTGGGTATTTTTTTCAACCCTTAACCGCAGTTTGAAATCTTATCTATTTGCAGTCATCGCAGCAGAATATATTGCCCAAATGCTGCCGCGCGGCACCCACGACTACGCACGGTTTATCCGCCCTGCTGAATTAAGTTCATACGCGCGTGCTGCTGGGTTGCGTTTACACGCATTTAAAGGCGTAAGTTATGCTCCAATGAGCCAACACTTTACACTTTCCAATGACACCAGCATCAATTACATGCTGGCTTGTGTCCGTGTATGA
- the serC gene encoding 3-phosphoserine/phosphohydroxythreonine transaminase, translating into MRPFNFAAGPAALPVEVLQQAADEMLDWQGTGTSVMEMSHRSREFESIHQTALADLAELLMLPANYRLLFLQGGALAENALVPLNLLGARTAADYVVTGTWSRKSQLEASRYCAAHIAATNETSRLNSPQNRERLGIPAFTDWHLSADPAYVHICTNETVNGVEFFEIPDLGEVPLVADASSHLLSRPLDITQYGVIYGGAQKNIGMAGVTLVIVREDLLDRALPICPSAFEWKTVAAHNSMYNTPPTYAIYIAGLVFKWLKRQGGLAAIEARNIEKAQLLYQTIDASDFYINRVEPAVRSRMNVPFYLADETRNDDFLAGARACGLLHLKGHASVGGMRASIYNAVPLAAVRALVDYMQAFEQRHA; encoded by the coding sequence ATGCGCCCATTTAATTTTGCTGCCGGTCCGGCGGCCCTACCCGTTGAAGTACTTCAGCAAGCCGCCGATGAGATGTTGGATTGGCAAGGCACAGGCACGAGTGTGATGGAAATGAGTCACCGTAGCCGTGAATTTGAATCAATTCATCAAACTGCATTGGCTGATCTGGCTGAATTACTGATGCTGCCGGCAAATTACCGCCTGCTTTTTTTGCAAGGCGGAGCGCTTGCCGAAAATGCCTTGGTCCCATTAAATCTGCTGGGCGCGCGCACAGCGGCGGACTATGTGGTGACGGGTACATGGTCGCGTAAATCGCAATTGGAAGCAAGCCGTTACTGCGCAGCGCATATTGCTGCGACGAATGAAACAAGCAGACTCAATTCCCCGCAAAATAGAGAGCGGCTTGGTATTCCTGCGTTTACTGACTGGCATTTGTCTGCTGATCCGGCTTATGTCCATATCTGCACCAATGAGACCGTGAATGGCGTTGAGTTTTTTGAGATCCCGGATTTAGGCGAGGTGCCGCTGGTGGCGGATGCTTCATCGCATCTATTATCGCGCCCGTTGGACATCACCCAATATGGCGTAATTTATGGGGGCGCGCAGAAAAACATAGGCATGGCCGGCGTTACTTTAGTGATTGTACGTGAAGATTTATTGGATCGGGCACTGCCGATTTGTCCTTCGGCGTTTGAATGGAAGACCGTTGCCGCGCATAATTCAATGTATAACACGCCGCCTACTTATGCTATTTATATCGCGGGTCTTGTATTCAAATGGCTTAAACGGCAAGGTGGGCTCGCGGCGATAGAGGCGCGCAATATTGAGAAAGCGCAACTGCTCTATCAAACGATTGACGCCAGCGACTTTTATATTAACCGGGTCGAGCCGGCAGTCAGGTCGCGCATGAATGTCCCATTTTATCTTGCGGATGAAACACGCAACGATGATTTTTTGGCGGGCGCGCGCGCCTGCGGCCTGCTGCACTTAAAAGGACATGCTTCGGTTGGCGGCATGCGCGCCTCAATTTATAATGCAGTCCCGCTCGCAGCAGTGCGGGCGCTGGTTGATTATATGCAAGCCTTTGAGCAACGCCACGCTTAG
- the pheA gene encoding prephenate dehydratase has translation MDDEQPALQPLRDSIDLIDGQLLTLLNQRAALALEVGEIKKHFKTPVFRPERELSVLTRLQALNQGPLQAKHIAVIWREIMAASRALEKPFTAAFLGPVGTYSEEALHKYSSSAVEGLPCLSIDEVFRAVEAGAANIGIVPVENSTEGAVSRTLDLLLHSPLALTGEVVLPIQHSLLTRTGTLAGVSRVCAHAQALAQCQHWLTMHAPQLERQAVASNAAAAQLAAADASVAAIASERAATHYNLVTVQAMMQDDPHNRTRFVVIGGRSSTPSGCDQTSLILAVKNVAGAVCRMLEPLARHGVSMTRFESRPAKSGAWEYYFYIDLEGHYADAPLAAAFAELEQGAAFIKILGSYPRAH, from the coding sequence ATGGATGATGAACAGCCGGCTTTGCAGCCTCTACGAGATAGTATCGATTTGATCGATGGGCAGCTGCTCACGTTATTAAACCAACGTGCGGCGCTGGCACTTGAAGTCGGTGAAATCAAGAAGCATTTTAAGACGCCGGTATTTCGCCCTGAGCGTGAATTGTCGGTACTCACGCGTTTGCAAGCGCTCAACCAAGGGCCATTGCAGGCTAAGCACATCGCTGTGATTTGGCGAGAAATCATGGCGGCCAGCCGAGCTCTTGAAAAGCCGTTCACGGCGGCTTTTCTCGGGCCGGTTGGCACGTATAGTGAAGAGGCTCTGCATAAATATAGTAGCTCTGCGGTAGAGGGCTTGCCTTGTCTGTCGATCGATGAAGTCTTTCGAGCAGTGGAAGCGGGCGCGGCCAATATTGGTATCGTTCCGGTTGAAAATTCAACTGAAGGTGCAGTCTCGCGCACGCTTGATTTGCTGTTACATTCTCCGCTGGCGCTCACTGGCGAAGTGGTCTTGCCAATCCAGCATAGCCTATTAACGCGCACGGGTACGTTGGCTGGCGTCTCGCGTGTGTGCGCCCATGCACAAGCACTGGCGCAATGCCAGCATTGGCTGACGATGCATGCGCCGCAGCTCGAGCGGCAAGCCGTGGCTAGCAATGCTGCTGCTGCTCAATTGGCGGCGGCTGATGCGAGCGTGGCGGCGATTGCGAGCGAACGGGCCGCTACCCATTATAATTTAGTGACCGTGCAGGCGATGATGCAAGACGATCCGCATAACCGTACTCGCTTTGTGGTGATTGGTGGGCGCTCGAGTACGCCCAGTGGTTGTGATCAAACTTCACTGATCTTAGCCGTGAAAAATGTAGCGGGGGCGGTGTGTCGGATGCTCGAACCCTTGGCGCGTCATGGCGTTTCGATGACGCGTTTCGAGTCGCGGCCAGCCAAAAGCGGCGCTTGGGAATATTATTTTTATATCGACCTTGAAGGACATTATGCCGATGCCCCGTTAGCGGCCGCGTTTGCAGAATTAGAGCAAGGCGCAGCCTTTATTAAAATCCTCGGTTCTTACCCACGGGCGCATTGA
- a CDS encoding TonB-dependent copper receptor: MKHSHRYTASFIMAFATALPLLVSAQPEEKIRDGLTHGAVVVTAVRPTLPLKVVADPKEFNQAPVSDGADYLKKIPGFSLIRNGGANGDPVLRGMFGSRLNILIDGSTLLGACGNRMDAPTSYLAPENYDELTVIKGPQTVTGGPGASAGTIRFDRRPQRFDTAGMRFDGSVLGGAWGRNEQRADLTVGTPEGYLRLMVNQAHAGDYEDGAGRSVPSGWDKWNTDLAVGWTPADHTRLELSAGTGDGAARYAGRGMDGVRFRRNSFGLRFEKSHLSGLLDTLEAQIYYNQADHVMDNYTLRQVPPQGKPMASELERQIVGARFAATLPWGNDVKLVSGLDAQIHQRQSRAIKVDESVPWAKQVSFSQVGFFNELTWYMTEQTRMVSGARLDWIQTKDHRQLSTTANQQRHAVLPSAFMRYERDLKRLPAMAYIGVGHVARFPDYWELFSPKLGPTGSFNAFDGIQPEKTTQLDLGARYATDRLQVWTSAYLGYVHNFIVFKALNAKAGDAQATNINGRMMGGELGANWQLATHWRVENSLAYAWGENTRDNKPLPQMPPLEMRFGLRYDDSRLSAGAIWRVVAAQHRYALEQGNVVGKDWGPSADFSLLSVNAGYRINKTTQLAVGIENVLNKNYAEHLNRAGNAGFGYPADNSVPIHEPGRMVWARLRLKF; the protein is encoded by the coding sequence ATGAAGCACTCTCATCGATACACCGCTAGTTTTATTATGGCTTTTGCTACCGCCTTGCCGCTACTGGTCAGCGCACAGCCCGAAGAAAAAATACGCGATGGTTTAACGCATGGGGCAGTAGTGGTGACGGCTGTCCGGCCCACTCTGCCGCTGAAGGTGGTGGCGGACCCTAAGGAATTTAATCAGGCCCCGGTGAGCGATGGCGCGGACTACTTAAAAAAAATTCCTGGGTTTTCGCTGATCCGAAATGGTGGGGCGAATGGGGATCCTGTATTGCGCGGTATGTTTGGTTCGCGTTTAAATATTCTGATAGATGGCAGCACGTTATTGGGTGCATGTGGTAACAGAATGGATGCACCGACTTCTTATCTTGCGCCTGAAAACTATGATGAACTGACGGTCATTAAAGGGCCTCAAACCGTCACCGGAGGTCCAGGCGCTTCAGCTGGTACGATTCGTTTTGATCGCCGCCCACAACGGTTTGATACCGCAGGCATGCGTTTTGATGGCAGTGTGCTAGGTGGGGCATGGGGCCGTAACGAGCAAAGAGCAGATTTAACGGTGGGTACCCCAGAAGGGTATCTGCGGCTGATGGTGAACCAGGCGCATGCAGGTGACTATGAAGATGGCGCTGGTAGGTCCGTGCCATCTGGCTGGGATAAATGGAATACAGATCTAGCGGTAGGATGGACGCCCGCGGACCATACGCGCTTAGAGTTGAGCGCAGGTACGGGTGATGGCGCGGCCCGGTATGCTGGGCGTGGTATGGATGGGGTGCGCTTTAGGCGCAATAGTTTTGGTTTGCGTTTTGAGAAAAGCCATTTAAGTGGTTTATTGGATACGCTGGAAGCACAGATTTATTACAATCAAGCAGACCACGTAATGGATAACTATACATTGCGCCAGGTTCCGCCACAAGGCAAACCCATGGCTTCTGAATTAGAACGCCAGATTGTAGGCGCGCGTTTTGCCGCTACTTTACCGTGGGGCAATGACGTTAAACTGGTGAGCGGTCTGGATGCGCAGATTCATCAACGCCAATCACGTGCTATTAAAGTTGACGAAAGCGTACCATGGGCCAAACAAGTCAGTTTTTCCCAGGTAGGGTTTTTTAACGAACTGACCTGGTATATGACCGAGCAAACGCGCATGGTGAGCGGTGCTCGCCTAGACTGGATACAGACTAAAGATCACCGACAGTTGTCTACCACTGCTAATCAGCAGCGCCATGCCGTTTTGCCCAGTGCATTTATGCGTTATGAACGTGATTTAAAGCGTTTGCCTGCTATGGCGTATATAGGGGTGGGTCACGTTGCGCGTTTTCCTGATTATTGGGAGCTTTTTTCGCCTAAGCTAGGCCCGACTGGCTCGTTTAATGCATTTGACGGTATTCAGCCTGAAAAAACCACCCAGCTTGATTTAGGTGCGCGCTATGCAACGGATCGGCTACAAGTATGGACTTCGGCTTATTTGGGTTATGTGCATAATTTTATTGTGTTTAAAGCACTGAATGCAAAAGCGGGAGACGCACAGGCGACTAATATCAATGGCCGCATGATGGGCGGCGAGTTGGGGGCGAATTGGCAGTTAGCGACGCATTGGCGTGTGGAGAATAGCCTGGCCTATGCTTGGGGTGAAAATACGCGTGATAACAAGCCGCTGCCTCAGATGCCGCCGTTAGAGATGCGTTTTGGGCTGCGTTATGATGATAGTCGTTTATCGGCTGGAGCAATCTGGCGGGTGGTTGCCGCGCAGCATCGATACGCCTTAGAGCAAGGCAATGTGGTTGGCAAGGATTGGGGGCCGAGTGCGGACTTTAGTTTATTGTCAGTGAATGCGGGTTATCGAATCAATAAAACTACTCAGTTGGCCGTGGGTATTGAGAACGTGTTGAACAAGAATTATGCAGAGCATTTAAATCGAGCAGGGAATGCAGGGTTTGGTTATCCGGCGGATAACTCGGTGCCAATCCACGAGCCAGGGCGGATGGTGTGGGCGCGGCTTAGGTTGAAATTTTAA